A window of Dermacentor andersoni chromosome 4, qqDerAnde1_hic_scaffold, whole genome shotgun sequence genomic DNA:
GCTATACGACGACCATgagatgagagagagaaacaaatatttacagaaaggcagagaggtagCCTTGAGCTATAGCTTGCTCTTGTCTGCTccttacactggggaaaagggacggggaggaaagggctgatgaattattattattattattattattattattattattattattattattattattattattattattattattattattattatatgaggAAGAGGTTCGCATACACAAGTTCACAACGTCAATCGCGGCATCTCTAGAGCCGTGCGCCTAGCCCCGTGGATTGTAGGAAGCACAGAGTTTCCTACGATGTActatagagggaactctggcactgcaatccttgagccagcatgggaatgatgggaagcacatcgatttgtctgatcttcgtgcttgtggattcagacgttcttgtggcattGTACATTTCTTATTGTAAATTTtagagcaatctatactctttGAAGTGCAGACGACggcgcgaacacgcacaatcgctactaattgcagcgaTTGAGGTTGTCGAGGtgcccaaatcgaaacgcgccaagcgtctcaaggcactggcatgccagCGATAGATTCATAACGGCgtttcacatcgcttgtcgatgcatgcgtccgtggcgtaaaaAATACAGAACAGAGAAAACACATGCTTGAAACTATCAGTAACTGCTGTGCTATACGGATAGATTTGTAATTCTCATTAGAAACTTTAATTGCGTATGCATGGCAAACGACAGAACCTGCTCGACGCGTTATAACGATGTCAGTGTTCTTTCCTTAAGTAATCTCATCAGTCAGCATTGCTTGGAAGACGTCGGTGAATGTTGTGGGTTTTGGGACGGATATTAGCTTCACTCATTTTCAAGGTCAAAGCCATGCGCCGTTGAATCGCGCCTATATATCTGCAGATTTGGAATCGTTAAACGGAGAATATCGAGTTCAACCAGCACCACTTAGCGATCACTGTCTCGTAACATTTCGTgccggaaaaagaaaagataaaaagtGTTGATTTGTTTGGGATAATGGGAAACTAAATGATAATATTTTAAAAGATGGCGATTTTACAAGTAATGCCATCGATGTAATCGTAAAATTTGACAAAAAGTATTATAAAGCGGTTGGGGAACACTGGGAGCTGTTTAAGCAAGAAGTGAAATTAAAGGCCATTGAAAGTTCAGGCGCCGtaaagcacaagaaaaaaatagCAGAAAATGTGCTCCGCGCTAACCAAAGCGCTTTCATTTCAGAAGAGTGCAGACAGCCTGGAACGTTTAAAGAAGAcataggtggcataaagcagaaATCGGAAATTATAGATGAGGCGCAGTAGTCAGAGCTCGGTCCGAGCGCGCACTGGGATTGGAGAAAAGTCGAAAAAATGGAGTGGAAAAACGCTgacagaaaaggaaggaagagcGTTTTACGAATGCTACAGTTCCTTATATTCGTGTACTGAAATCGACGTAAGgccttcaaaaataattttctctGTTTATAGCAATGAAACAAAGGAAAATTCGGAAATGCCAATCTCACTGGAAGAGGTTATAAGGAAGCCATTGATGACCTTAATTCTTGGAAGTCTCCGGGCCTAGATGGGCTTACAGCTTCATTCTATAGGGTTCTAAAGGATAAGGTAGCTTTAGTCTTTGTGTCAGTCTTTAACGAGGCTTTTGATATGTTGGTCCTTCCGCCATCATTTCCTACGCCACATACTGTTCTTATACCTAAGGCTAAAGATAAGAATATGCTTATGCCAATTACTTCGTTTCTTCGTTTCCTTCTTTTGTCCTCGTGTATCTTTgcactttgcctcaagttatgcagtaacAACTAGCACACCAATCTGTTATGTTGAAGTTACTTTGTATAGACCGATATCACTCACAAACATAGACTACAAAATATTCATGAAAATTCTTGCTAAGAGGCTGCAAACTGTAATTCAACAGCTATATAGTCGTTGAACATCAAACTTGTGGCATAAAAGGTCGATCAATAGTTACAAATACACATAAAGCCCGGTCCGTTCTGGGGTTTTATGATGCTAATTCTGACAGCATTGCAATGCTACAGCTAGATCTCGAAAAAGCGTCTGATAGAGTACGTCACGATATACTGTTGGCTATATTAGAACACGTGAACACAGGACCCGTTGTGAGAGGATGTAGCCATGGTGTACAGAGGCAGCACGGCGCGTTTGATGGTAAATAAAATGGTAGGAACGCGCATCAAAGTGGAACGCTCGGTACGCCAGGGTTGCTCTCTGTCGCCATTGCTTTTTTCCATGTACATTTAATATTTTTGTTTGAGCATAATCGATAGCACTACCATACTAGGATTTCGTCTCCATACAGCGGAAGTACGTCTGCTTGCATATGCAGACATTTTTTGAACTGACCATGAAAGCATCATTAATGCTGTTGAACTGACCATGAAAGCATCATTAATGCTGTAAGGGTTGTCAAATAATTCTGTGGGGTTAAGGGCAGTGCATTCAACTGGGGGAAGTGCTTGGGATTTTGGCACGGACACTGGCCAACGGCCCCAAATATTTTCTGTAATATAAAGTGGGATGCGACTCCGGCAACCTATTTGGGAGTGCCGTTGGAAAGTTATAAAGATAGCGAGCCTTTGTGGTGGCGGAAAGACGCCGAAGCGCGCCAAAAGGCTGGCAATCGCAAGTGCTATTATTGGTCAATTTTTGCGAGAGCAGTGATGTGCAATTTGTTTTTAATAGGAAAATTGTGGTATATAATGGGACACAAGcactgactgtcaactaaattttattgatggaagacggataccttatgTAAGGGGAAaagcagaagtgaagggggaagggagtgatacaataggggaaaatgacattgcgcatcgatgaacgaacgtgccagcagtcaacggaatcaggcgcagaaaaaacaagaaaacgaaaaaaaatctagaaaaacACTAGAagaaggcgagggatactaacatacaatcaaatcagtaagcagtcgcttccaaaaaaagaagctctgcagcaaaaagcgatacagaaggagtgcttacgcacttgctgccatacttgtgtatgtggaacgcttccaaactgacgcgcgccgtcgcgtcggcactcttgCCGAGAATCTTCGTCTCTCCCAGTCCGTCTTccatcaataaaatttagtttacagtcagcgcttgtgtcccgtccttcatactttgtggttgcatgtgtttgcgctgtaacaatttttaagtcaagtatgcaccaactcgcccagaaagaagttttaatgtgGTATGTAATGCAAGTAGTTCATAGTTCACGTGTGAATGTGCAAAGGATGCATAGATTTCTTGCCGTTTTCATTTTACGTGGGAGCGCACGCGGCGAGCCAACCGTCGTGCGCGCCACTGCTTCTGTCGCACCTCTACGTGCCGGCGAAGAGATTCGTGTTTTTGCGAGACGTATCAGACCCGTTTCTGTGAACTGTTTGTAAAATTAGACTGGGAAGGGCACTGCCTAGCTTAGTAGTCGCGTCGGAAAGTATGCCGGCAGGCCTCGGCGGGTACCTAAAAGTACACCTGTCGTGTAATTTCCTGCAGGCTCGCTTTTCATTGGACTGCCTTTGGACTGTGTCGCGGAAGAAACTATATAAAGATCTATGTGATATATGGTCTTACCCGTTCGTCTGTATAGATCACACTTTCGTGCCGGACCAAGGGCAAATGTTCTCAAACGAGTTAAAAGCATAAATGTACCAGGAGGGGTTTAAACATTTGTCTTCATATTGCATACAAACACGTTAGATGTGAAGGCTATCTGGAGGAAAAGGGATATTTTGTACCTTGGCGGACTTACTGTTTCATATGTCAAAAGCAAGAAACGATCGAGCACGTATTTCTGGATTGTTGTGAAGCATTTTTCTTCTGGGATATATTACAACATACCCTCGAAAGACATATCTGCGGACGCTTTGGGCATTAAATTTTTGCTAGTTGAAAATGAGGATGGTATTCCATTTGACCTCATTATGCTCTTGAGCCTCCATAGCATTTGGCGATCTAGGATGGCAGTTCGGAACGCTGACATAGACGCGAAGCCGATATGGCTATATTTCAAGGAATACATCAGCAGAATTATAGCTGTGTACCAGTTTCAAACCCCAGAGCCTGAATGGCGCCCTGGGGTTGAAGCATTGTTAAACATGCCCCAATATTAACGGGTTCGGGGAGTAAGGCCAGTTCCTAGAGACTGGTTCCCCGAATGTTTTTATTCTGTGCTTGTGTTGTTCAatgtggcaataaagaaaaaaaaaagctaccgtggcgtaatggtttcaatattgggCTTCTGTACTAAaggtcctgtgctcgaatcctgccgtcggacagttTTATTAATGTTTATATAAATATTTATTAGCtatacattgttgaaaatgacgagcttaAAGTCACGAAGGCGCTTGAAGCCAGAACGAAGAAGTTTAGGCGAATCCAAGTATTTCCCTTAATTCCTATGCTAACACTGATGATGTCTGCGGCCCCATCCTCTTGAAACGAGAgagcaatgagcaatcacggatcgcgccagagaaaagaaaaaaagggaacagATAAAATATTCTAATGCGCCTCTGTCGGCACATCTGCTGTCGCTTTGCCACCTTTCACacaacgcggccgccgtggcaccTGCTCACACCTCCGTTGCTACAGACGTCTCTTCGTAGCCTCCACTATGCAAGGAGGCTCCATGGCGCCGCGGAAGCCAAGCACATCATCGCGATCGTCCGCTGCAGCGGTGCCCCGTGAACAGGGTGCAACGGGATGCAAGCCCGCACACTCAACGATGACGTGCCTGATGGTCTCCTCCACGTTCTGGCATCGAGGGCAAGCCGTGTCGAGATCCACCGGGAACTTGGCCCGAGACACGCATGTTGGAGCACACCACGTACTGCGAGCCTCCCACAGCAACCCGTTGCCTCTAGAGTTGTCGTAGATGGCCTCCCTGACGACATCCGCCCTGCCAGCTCTGTATACCGCGAAGGCGGTGTTCGTTCGAGTTGGCTCCCTCCATCTCTCGGCCTCAGCCCTCCGCACCTGCTCCTGCACTCTCTGCCTTGTGCCGCTCCGGAGCGGTTCAGTGAGCCGGACAGCCTCCACACCGTATCGCCCGGCCAGCCACCGGGCTCGGGCAACCCATCTCGTTCCCACTGAGCGGAGGTGAACGCATTTGTATGCCTCCCGAGCCCATCGCCCTTCCGGCATCTCACTGAGGCGCCTCTCGTATGCCAGCTTGGCAACCGCCGCCCTCGCCTCGAAAGACGACCACCCGAGGTCTCCCTGCACCGCCTCACTTGGTGTAAAGCAGTGCACTCCCAGTGCAGTAGGGCCAGCTTCCCCTTGGCGGACCTCGAGCTCCCTGGTGACTTCATATATCGGCTGAATGCCCACAAGGCCCTCGATCCCAGGAAAGCACGACGCGCCAACACCTTTGCGCGCAACTCCAGCTCGTATTCGCGTACATAGTTATTCGCTGACACCACTGTCACTCCGAGGTACCTGTAGCCTTCCACCCACACGAGTGGCTTGCTCTGCAGCAGTAGATGCGAGTCATGCTCCTCCACCCGGGGCGAGAAGCGCATGGCCGCCGATCTTTTGACACTGAAGCTGAGCCCCAGCTCAGTGCCCTCCCCCGCACAGATGTCTAGCAGAGTATGTAGCTCATCCTTGCTGCCCGCTATATTATCCGCGTAGAAAAGTGCAGGCTACCGTCGCACTCTCAGCATGCCCAGTTCTGAGTAGCTAAGCTCGAAGCCCAGCCCAGATTCTGACAGGTGTCTCTCCATCCCCGACACATACAGCACGAAGAGGAGTGACGACATTGGACAGCCCTGTCTCAGCCCCTTGGTGACCCTGATTTGGCGGGTGAGCATGCTGCCCCGCTGGACAACTGCCTGGGTGTCTGTGTAGAGGCCCTGTAGCAGACAGAGCAGCTCCTCTGGCATATTGAGCACCAGCAACAGCTGCAACAATCTGGCTTGCTCTATGCTGCCGTACGCCTGTGAGATGTCCAGGAAGGCAAACAGAAGAGCGCGGTCCTCCTTTAACGCAATTTCCATTGCCTGGGTGATAAATACGTTATCCTTCAGGCAACGGCCAGGCCTGAACCCATTCTGCAGCTCCCCAGCACCAGCTCCTCCGCCCTTCCCTGCAGTTTCGATCTGATCACATGGCCAAACAGCCTGTAGAGTGCGAAAGTCACGGTAATAAGCATGTAGCCATCCAGCAGTATTCTGTCAGACCATCGCCTCCAGATCATTTTAATACGCATGCATCTCCAGGCTTGTGGCACTGTTCCAGATGCCAGTACGTCATTCAGCACCTCCAGCAAGAGCTCCCGTGCCAGCTTCCTGGCCTGCCTCAGCAGCATAGGGGGAATACCATCTGGGCCTGCTGCCGACCCCCAGCCAGGCGCCTCAATAGCCCGATCCAGCTCACCTTGCGTGATGTGATCACAAGGGAGTCGTGGAGAGACTAAAGGCCCTGTAGGCTCCTCATTGCCAGGCTCATCGTGTCCATCGTGCCCTCAACCGCTCCCATAGTAGCTCCCGTAGATACTCAAAACCCCTCAATTTTctaaaagtagcgccattcttagatctttccgccactaCACTCTCCCCGGCGTTTTCTCCTCCACGCCTCATGTCGCCCCAGCCTTCTCCACTCCCCCATTTGCCAATCTGTATTACGTGGAAGCAGGCGTCGCGCttctatgtatttttttttctttccagcgcgccaGTAATTACGTAGAAAGTAATTATCATTACTGCCTAcgtgtgaaaacgttgctcatgGCCACCACAACCCGTGCATAAGCTATACACATCTGTAGAAGGCGCGGAGCAGAAGCGGCCCTCTTGCTAGGCTTTGCTGACCCCAGACAGTTGGAATCTCTCATGCGCCGGCCAAACAAAGgcatcctgcaggtacgtaaatgaaccgaCGAAACCACGCACACATACTTTCACGCCGTCAAAACCTGAAACTGaagtaattacgcgcgtgtttgagcacaccgtgtgcatgcgtcgtctttcagcaacacgaactctcaacgtgcgggCGCTTTGCGCCCtaaataatggtcattttctttattttttttctttgtcgcaattccaacacgacattattaaggccagttaccgactggcGAAGCACAATCTCGCTTCAGAAACTGCTCcacagggctcgaacgaactgttccgccacggaggaaggaaactaaggagaggccctgacgtcactctttgtgaagctaaagtgaagcctgaagttggcgttgctcatggcgttgctccgcctatcgggccagctcttctctcttgtttacatttcccGCGAAACcatgccgcgctgcgcgcaaccgtgctgctcggacccgtgcgctccgcagcaatactaagcaaccaatagcacgttagcatgattccgcgaaagagggcaacatttcccgcgaatattccttcgtccgtagccatcgCCGTGGCGCGATACatagcgtacagcgttgcatgcgcgttcatttcacgaactttagttcctcctgtcccatctggccacagcaacatctggtagagcacggtccaggtaacgcagcgcaacaaaacacggagaccaacgcaaacccgcccgcacggcgcctttgccacggtacgaaacatacggagctacacgtgtgagcgcacagaacaataacaaagccgccattgtggcccgaaaggcggcgccactacagcaaagaaataaaaaaacagcaaaacaaaggagaaccttctacgtcatttcctccacacttttctcctagcgcgcggagggggtagggcctctcctcagtttccttcctccatgtgttccgcggatttcctccggtagcgcgtaagccgtcgtctgctacggcagggacaacataggcggcgccactgtcgaGGCCACGCCGAGCGCGACATACAGTGACTAGAATAGAATACTTTACGCCATAGCGTTTCCTACAAAAAATTTTTGGaggaaactctatgctttacGCCGGTtcatgtgccttggttgccaacttctgttctttttttttaagttgcatCGTACTGTTATAGATCCTAGAATATACTGGCGGGtgagtatattctaggcactattaCTATACCACCAAAGTTCCCTCTACCAGCAAACAGTTTTATACCTGCGCAAATAAACGACCACAGAGAAGGACAGGCGTAGACTCGCAAGTAATCTATTCCACAAAGAGCATATCGTGATGGTTCGTGATGAACGTGATTAGATTGCGTGTTGCTTGAACAGAAAGTTCTTGGGCGATTATGGTttctccgcgcatgcgcagtggtgtATTTCTGAGATATACCTATATATGCTCTTCGTGGAATTAAGATTCGTTGCAAGTCTGCACCTGTCCTtctctgtggtcgtttgtttgcgcagttatAAAACTTTTTGCTAAtttgcaccaactcgcccaacaagaaggCCTTCCAAGTTCCCTCTacttattgtatgaaactatgtGCGACTACGAGCCACGAAAACAGCCGAAAGAGCCAACGAACGCTATTCGACTTAATATATACGTGCCACAGTTAGACTATAAGTGTAAAAATATCACGGTTGGATTTGCGTGAAGTTACCGGAAACCGTTTTTGGTAACCAACCGTCGTATTCAGCCAAAATACTTGCATCCAACCAGCAACAATGTGTCGGCAACTGGCACGTCGCGGTTGTCGCCACTACAGCTACAGCTTGCCACAGCCGCCGTAGCTTTGATTACGTGTGTTAAGTCGGTACAGCTATGAACACGGTTATTTCCCGAGCCAACGCGATATTCGCATTTACGTTAAGTGTATTAACAGCGCTAACCTTCTGCTGCTTCTTGTCCACGGCATTTCACAGGTACCAGTCTGAAGTTGATCTGCAAGCCATCAAAGCTGTCGTGTAAGTTGACTTGGCCGAGCACGCATGTTCCTTTAAACGCTCGTTTCTGGTTGGGCATTAAAAGAATTCGAAAGTCGCCTGACCGCGTAGCCACTCGCGTATTTTGCGAATACTTGAACTTAGCGGCTTTTGTGTTTGTTTCAGGAAGAACGTCCAGGACTTCAGTACAGCAAGAGGAAAGAATGACCTGGGCTTTGTCACGTTCGACCTTAAAGCCAGTATCCTTTGTAacgctttttaaaaaaaaaaattgtatacttGGGTCTGTTAGTGCGAAGCAACTGGAAAACAACAGCGCTGAAACCGGGCGACAGCAATAACGACAGGGCTAGTCGCTGTCGTTCGGTTTCAGTCCTGTTGTTTTACATGTTACTTAATACATTGGCACAAGGTAAATACGTCCTACTACACTTCCCATACGTCGTTGACGACGCCTCCTTGACTTCAGACAGATCTTACCGACCTGTTCAACTGGAACGTGAAGCAGCTGTTCTTGTATGTAACTGCAGAGTACGAGACGGAGAGCAACGTAAGTGGACACATTTTGCATCATGAAGTTTTCTCGGCTTCGCTTTTTCACGTTTCAACGAAAGTTGCACTGCTTGCAAAGTGGCCGGCAGCGCATTTATAATTGTGATTAGTGCCACTATCTTGCGAAGTGAAAACGCCGCGTCTACATCCGGTTCTGCCATTGGGTGCAGCTGTCAAGCTCTGCTCTGTTGAAACAGCTGCATTACTGGCGTGTCAGTTTATTAATGAAATATGTTAGTTCAGGGGACTCTAGCTCATGTCAGACATTGGGCCCCATGTACGGCACGTAGCTCCCTGCACCGTGACTTATTGCGCAGAGGAAGGCAGTTTTCCGAGGCCAATAGGGTGGTGATAGGTCACGTGCGCCACGAGCTTTTGCTTAGATCAATATGAACGCAGAGACCGTTGCTGGAGTAAAAGGCGTAGCAGTCGACATCAGGAAACAATCTGGTGCCAACAGAAATTATGCAAATTTGCACACAGTTCAGACAGAGTGGCTATTTCTATACCTTTCAACAATCTAACTTCACAACAGAAGTTATCAGTGTCTACCTTCCCTAGATCTGTTTGAACACATGCAGCTCAAGCGGCAGTAGACATTCTGACATAGTTTATGCGCTCAGCTGGGGCAAGGCTGCACAAGCATCTCGCTTTCCAAAAGTTCGCTTTGCCCCCTGCATCACCAAGTAGGCAGTGCACAATTCGCACTTTTGTCTTGCCGCGCTGACGACAGCATGATGCCTGTGAATCATGAGCGCACAAGCGAATGTTCAGAAAGCAAGTTGTTTGCACAATCTCACCCCTGTTAGTATTGTGCATTCCACCAACTTCTTTTATCGTGCCAATGTTCCTCTTTTTTTCAGGCACTGAATCAAGTTGTCTTATGGGACAAGATCATCAGGCGAGGAGATAATGCCATTTTGGACTACAAGAATTTGAACACAAAGTACTACTTCTGGGATGATGGCCACGGACTGAAGTGAGTGCCGTTATATTTACACAGATATGCGCTCCATTCATTATATGGGCTAGACATTTACCCACTATTCAAGATGTAACATTTAAACCATGTGGTGGTCTGCATTCTTTGACATACTTCAGTTCCACAACTCCGCTCGAGAGGTGACCGAAGTGGTGATCGAAGTGCGAATTAGTGGTGCTGTGATTGCATCTTAACTTGTGATGCTTCTGGTTTCGTTTCTGCTTTCACTTCCGGACTCATTTCCCTGGTGCTGTTTCGTCTGGCTCTATTGTTGTCGTGTTGCTGGTCGTGTGATGTGTAGCGGTTTTTTCCAGAGAAACTTCCTGCAGAAGCGTTTCTGCATGTCATAACAGCAACAAGTTTCCTATGTGGTCCTGCTTTGCACTCGGTTGCACCAGTGGCCAGGCACATTGTGATGATGGCAGCCACCAGTTTTTTCTTGTGCTGCTGCGACATTGGAGAGCTGTAAAAATAGGAACACAGGCTATGCCAAAAGAAAGAACGCCTCACAGATAAGTGCAAAGTGTGTGAACATCATTTAGAGTACGCTTAAATTTGAAGTACTACTAGTATGTTAGTGATAAAGAACTATTGATTCCTCGCGAGAAATACACTGGTTCCGGGCACAAttctgctttattattttttttccggcCTTTTGTGACCATATCTCGAAGGCAACAAATGTGATGCAAAGGTGATGTTTACCAAAAAAATTTGCTTGAGTGTCATTAAGCACTCTGGCAGAAGCTTAATTCTAGTGAATGCGCTTGAGTATGTTCAAACCATGCAGTTATGTTGGAAAGAATCAAGCTAAAAAATATGCTATGCTAACTTCGTGTTCAGCAAGCTTAGCACCGTGACTTTACCTGCTGTACTCTGAAAATTTGATTGAGAAAGCAATCCCACACAGAAGCAACGTGTGGAGCATTTTACACGAGACAACTGGTATGGAAGCATCTGAGTTATGACAACTGTTGTCCTGGGAGAGTAGGGCACTTGCTGCATGAAGGGGCTTCATAATATCCACAAAAGGCGAATTTAAATGGCTATGCTATCATCAGAAGTGTTGAGATAATCGTTGGAGAAGTAGGCAGCTTGAAAATAAGCACGGGAAAGAAAAGGCCGAAGTAAAATAGTGGCATACATGTGCATTATAAGATCACGTGCACCATAAGTGGTGTGGTACACTAGTACATACAAAAAGCTGTGAACATCTGTCTGCAGAGGTAATGTCCGAGGTAACCTCGGTCAAACAAGCCTCCAAACACAACCACCAATAGATGCCAGAAACTGCATATGCAAAATGAAGAAAACTGCCTGTAGCGTCGAATATGTAAGCGATTCTCGACCCTCCACACAACCCCTTCACTGAGATGAGGTCTTCCAAAACTGTTCCTTAAGATATTTACTGTTATTGAATACACAATAATTTGTTCATCAGAGACTTGAGAGGAATGTTCTTGGCAATATATTCTGTAACATCCCGGTCAGGATAGACAAGCCATCTGTGTGTGCCTGTGCTTGTGATGATCTGTAAGGTGACACACAGTCTTATATGGTCATGCACATGCactcaaaaagaaaacagtgatCACGACTTTGTTCACAGGGTAAGTGCATGCaaccagccaaaaaaaaaagcagtttcttgttcaaataaataaaataggtcACAATGTTCATTGCCTGCTTTgttcatcaaaaagaaaattaagctTCGACATATCTATGTTCAGTTTTCAAATCTGTTCTTGCTACTACATGCAGGCAATGATCAGACTGCATATCTCCTCCCGCTGAACACCACCCCCAAATAGTTTTTGCTGtgttgctgttgctatacacaCAAAGGAGCACAAGGAGCATGTCGCTTTTGGAAGAAAGTGTATACAAGTGCATCTGGACGAGCGAGAAAAGTATGGTATGTCTATGAAGTGCTGTCGGCCACAGTTTTGGCAGACAAACCATTAATGACAGACGGTGACCAGCTTGTTTACACATCTCAATGGCTCCTGCATCGCCCCCACTGGTTTTGAGTTTGCATTTGCAAGCACAGGATAGTCTTCTATTTAGCAGCTACAGTCTAGTAACACTATGCTAAGTGCTTCCCCATCCAAGCATTCCAAAATATCAATGTGCCCTGCCTGTAGCAGCAGAACATTGCACTCCGACCCAAGGCGTGCCTCTCCCGCATTTCACATGTGCAGCCATTGTCGCTACCTGTGGCACCAGAAGCTTAGCATTTTTTTCATTTGATGAGATCATCGACCATGCAACCAGATTCCTTGACACTTGTCCACTGAATACATTCCACCCTGTCCGACCCCCAGCGAACCGGAAAGCTTTCAGAGAATTACTTCAAAAATGTCACGCTGTATTAGTTTCGCGCAATCAACACCCAGCCACTGAGAGGGTATTGTATTGTTGCCATTCAGCAGCACTTACTGTACTACTGAACCCTCGCAGTGCAGAGGTACTTGGTGTAGTTAAAGGCCAAACTG
This region includes:
- the Spase22-23 gene encoding signal peptidase complex subunit 3, with protein sequence MNTVISRANAIFAFTLSVLTALTFCCFLSTAFHRYQSEVDLQAIKAVVKNVQDFSTARGKNDLGFVTFDLKANLTDLFNWNVKQLFLYVTAEYETESNALNQVVLWDKIIRRGDNAILDYKNLNTKYYFWDDGHGLKGNRNITLTLSWNVIPNAGSLPNILGTGMHSFSFPVEYTTSRV